One region of Solea senegalensis isolate Sse05_10M linkage group LG14, IFAPA_SoseM_1, whole genome shotgun sequence genomic DNA includes:
- the LOC122780797 gene encoding vitellogenin-like encodes MTAVVLALTLALVAGHAYADFAAGKTYVYKYEALLLGGLPEQGLARAGIKVSTKVLFSAATENIYMLKLVEPELFEYSGVWPKDPLIPASKLTSALAAQLLTPVKFEYTNGVVGKMLAPQGVSTLVLNIYRGILNVLQLNLKKTQNVYELQEAGAQGVCRTLYAITEDEKAERILLTKTRDLNHCQERIMKDIGLAYTEKCTKCQQNLRGATAYNYVLKPLANGMLILEAKVNELIQFSPFTEINGAAQMETKQSLVFLEIENAPIVPIEAQYLQRGSLKYEFSTELLQTPLQLIKIKNVHSQIVEILDHLVTHNVDKVHDDAPLKFLELIQVLRAAHLVDLERLWIQYRNRPIYRQWILDAIPVIGTPDALRFIKEKFLSDELTVSETAQALVASVHMVAANTEVIKVVEQLAVSNKILEQPILREIVLLGFGTMISKHCAEKPVCPAEFIKPIQELLAEAVAKDDTQNIILLLKVLGNAGHPSSIKPITKILPIHGTAAASLPTRVHAEAILALRNIAKKEPRMIQDLALQLYIDKALQPELRMLACMVLFETRPPVGLVTSLASIVKAEKNLQVASFTYSYMKSLTKSNSVMHNSVSAACNVAVKILNPLLGRLNMRFSKAVYADIYNSPLMLGAAATAFYINDAATLLPKSIVAKTSAYLTGAAADVLEVGVRTEGLQEAILKNPNIIQSSDRITKMKRVIKALSQWRAQPNSSPLASIYVKFFGQEIAFANIDKALVDQIISLSTAPSVQSLGRDAIKALLSGASFHVVKPLLATEVRRILPTAAGLPMELSLYTAAVATAAIQIKATTTPALAENFHLAHLLKTDMQLETQIKPSVAVNTFAVMGVNTAVLQAALLTRAKLNSILPARISARLDINEGNFKVVILPVSVPEEVASVHVETFAVARNIEDLAAAKITPLIPAKVLEPLSSQILTSKITSASDSLTRSLEILDQEVESSRPNLKPKAAQFEKKYCTKAVGLKGCIKIATDNAAFHRDVALYKLAGKHSVALSVKPIEGEAIERLEMEIQVGPKAAEKLIKQINLSEEELVEGRQVLNKLKRILAPGHKNSTLSSSSSSRSSIHSSRSSSASSSSSRSLRRSSSASSLESLFGAISISSRSSARLSKEVIYQPNFQKHHKRQAHISQTTSAKRSMESFEAIHKKNKFLGKEIAPALAIIFRAVRADKQVQGYQLAVYLDRPTARLQIILAALAADNKWKLCADGVLLSNFKVTAKIGWGDECKQYDTVITAETGLVGQSPAARLKVTWTNLPSAFKRYAQKAYDYIPANMLAGFVQGKDEKSPEQLSLTVIATSDKKVDFVWKTPMHIVYQMSLQLPIALPLDRIHGLTPINNIVDKTHHLLGIAGAAECSFDGDTLTTFNNKKYKNERPLSCYQVLAQDCTDELKFMVLLRKDQLEQNHLNVKISDIDIDLYPKNSVVVVKVNGLEIPISSLPYQHPTAKIQIIPNGNGVSVQAPSHGLLEVYFDRNSYRIKVVDWMRGQTCGLCGKADGEVKQEFRTPSGRLTKNPVTYAHSWVLPAESCRDNTECRMKLESVQLEKQVNILGQQSKCFSVEPVLRCLPGCYPVKTTTVTVGYHCLPADSASNQQEKLHSIFENSVDLRETAEAHLACSCTAQCA; translated from the exons ATGACAGCGGTTGTGCTTGCCCTGACTCTGGCCCTTGTGG caggtCACGCCTATGCTG ACTTTGCTGCTGGCAAGACATATGTCTACAAATATGAGGCATTGCTTCTTGGTGGCCTACCAGAGCAAGGTCTGGCCAGAGCTGGAATCAAAGTCAGCACCAAAGTTCTCTTTAGTGCCGCTACGGAAAACATCTACATGCTGAAG ctTGTGGAACCTGAGCTCTTTGAGTACAGCGGTGTCTGGCCAAAGGATCCTCTAATCCCAGCATCCAAGCTGACATCAGCACTGGCAGCTCAGCTCTTGACCCCCGTCAAATTTGAGTATACCAATGGTGTTGTAGGAAAAATGTTGGCCCCTCAGGGAGTCTCCACACTGGTGCTGAACATCTACAGAGGAATTCTGAACGTCCTTCAGCTCAACTTGAAGAAGACGCAGAATGTTTATGAGTTGCAGGAG GCTGGAGCTCAGGGTGTGTGCAGGACCCTCTATGCCATTACTGAAGATGAAAAAGCAGAACGCATCCTATTGACAAAGACCAGGGACCTGAACCACTGTCAGGAAAGGATCATGAAGGACATAGGCCTGGCATACACTGAGAAATGTACAAAGTGCCAGCAG AACCTGAGAGGAGCTACCGCATACAATTACGTCTTGAAGCCACTTGCTAATGGCATGCTAATCCTCGAGGCAAAAGTCAACGAGTTGATCCAGTTTTCACCTTTCACTGAGATAAATGGAGCTGCTCAGATGGAGACTAA GCAATCATTGGTCTTCCTTGAGATTGAAAACGCTCCTATTGTGCCCATTGAAGCTCAGTATCTTCAGCGTGGATCTCTGAAGTACGAGTTCTCCACTGAGCTTCTTCAGACGCCCCTCCAGCTTATCAAGATCAAAAATGTTCATTCCCAG ATTGTGGAGATTCTGGATCATTTGGTCACCCACAATGTGGATAAGGTCCATGACGATGCCCCACTCAAGTTTTTGGAGCTCATTCAGGTCCTTCGCGCAGCACACTTAGTAGACCTGGAAAGACTTTGGATTCAATACAGAAACCGCCCCATCTACAG acagtggatctTGGATGCCATTCCCGTCATTGGAACACCTGATGCTCTGAGATTCATTAAGGAGAAATTCTTGTCTGATGAGCTAACTGTTTCTGAAACAGCTCAGGCTTTGGTTGCATCTGTTCACATGGTGGCAGCAAACACTGAGGTCATAAAGGTGGTTGAG CAACTGGCAGTCAGCAATAAAATACTGGAACAGCCAATTTTGAGGGAGATCGTTCTTCTTGGCTTTGGCACCATGATATCCAAACATTGTGCTGAAAAGCCTGTCTGCCCTGCTGAATTCATAAAG CCCATTCAGGAACTCCTTGCAGAAGCTGTTGCTAAAGATGACACACAGAACATCATCCTGCTCCTCAAGGTTTTGGGTAATGCTGGCCATCCAAGTAGCATTAAGCCGATAACAAAGATCTTGCCCATACATGGCACTGCAGCTGCATCTTTGCCCACAAGAGTCCATGCTGAAGCCATCCTGGCATTAAGGAACATTGCAAAGAAGGAGCCCAGAATG ATCCAGGACTTGGCTCTTCAGCTCTACATAGACAAGGCTCTTCAACCAGAGCTTCGTATGCTTGCATGCATGGTGCTGTTTGAGACAAGACCTCCAGTGGGTTTGGTAACATCTCTTGCCAGCATtgtgaaagcagagaaaaatcTGCAGGTTGCAAGCTTCACTTACTCTTACATGAAATCCTTGACCAAGAGCAACAGTGTTATGCATAACTCAGT GTCTGCAGCTTGCAATGTTGCTGTCAAAATCTTGAATCCACTTCTGGGCAGACTGAACATGCGTTTCAGCAAAGCCGTCTATGCAGACATCTATAACA GTCCCTTGATGCTGggtgctgctgccactgctttCTATATCAACGATGCTGCCACTCTTCTGCCCAAATCTATTGTGGCTAAGACCAGTGCCTACCTtactggagctgctgctgatgttttggAG GTTGGAGTAAGAACGGAGGGACTCCAGGAAGCTATTCTGAAAAACCCTAACATTATTCAGAGTTCTGACAGGATCACCAAGATGAAGCGTGTCATCAAGGCT CTTTCTCAGTGGAGAGCTCAGCCCAACAGCAGTCCCCTGGCATCTATCTATGTCAAGTTCTTCGGACAGGAAATTGCCTTTGCCAACATTGACAAAGCCTTGGTTGATCAGATCATTTCG ctttcCACTGCACCCTCTGTCCAGTCACTTGGTAGAGATGCAATCAAGGCTCTGCTGTCCGGTGCTTCCTTCCACGTTGTTAAGCCTCTGCTGGCGACTGAGGTACGGCGCATCCTGCCTACTGCTGCTGGTCTTCCAATGGAGCTCAGTCTGTACACAGCTGCTGTGGCTACTGCAGCTATTCAAA tCAAGGCCACCACAACACCAGCTCTGGCTGAAAACTTCCATCTCGCTCACCTCCTGAAGACAGACATGCAGCTTGAGACTCAAATCAAACCTAG TGTTGCTGTGAACACGTTTGCTGTGATGGGGGTAAACACGGCTGTACTTCAGGCTGCCCTACTGACAAGAGCCAAGCTCAACTCCATTTTACCTGCCAGAATTTCTGCAAGACTTGATATCAATGAGGGCAACTTCAAGGTTGTGATTCTGCCTGTTTCTGTGCCTGAAGAAGTTGCATCTGTGCA TGTTGAGACTTTTGCTGTGGCAAGAAATATTGAGGATCTTGCTGCTGCAAAGATCACTCCTCTTATTCCTGCCAAAGTATTGGAGCCCCTCTCAAGTCAGATTCTCACATCGAAGATCACTTCTGCTTCAGATAGCCTG ACAAGATCCTTGGAAATCCTTGACCAGGAAGTGGAATCTTCAAGGCCTAATTTAAAACCCAAAGCAGCTCAGTTTGAGAAGAAGTACTGTACCAAAGCTGTTGGACTGAAAGGCTGCATCAAGATTGCCACCGATAATGCTGCTTTCCACAGAGACGTTGCCCTGTACAAACTGGCTGGAAAACACTCGGTCGCTCTTTCTGTGAAACCAA TTGAAGGTGAAGCCATTGAAAGACTGGAGATGGAGATTCAAGTTGGACCAAAGGCTGCAGAGAAGCTAATCAAGCAGATCAATCTGAGTGAAGAGGAGTTGGTTGAGGGAAGACAAGTCTTGAATAAGCTCAAGAGAATTCTGGCTCCTGGTCATAAGAACAGCactttgtcttcctcctctAGCTCCAGAAGCTCAATCCATAGTTCAAGGTCTTCATCTGCCTCTTCAAGTTCCTCTAGATCTCTCAGAAGGTCCAGCTCTGCATCAAGCCTTGAATCGCTCTTTGGTGCAATCTCAATCTCATCTCGTTCCAGTGCTCGTCTCTCAAAG gaagtgatttatcaACCCAACTTCCAAAAGCACCATAAGAGACAG GCTCATATCTCTCAAACCACCTCTGCAAAACGGTCCATGGAGAGTTTTGAAGCCATCCACAAGAAG aacaaattccttggcAAAGAAATTGCTCCAGCCCTTGCTATTATCTTCCGTGCTGTCAGAGCTGACAAACAGGTGCAGGGATACCAACTGGCTGTGTACTTGGACAGACCTACTGCCAGACTTCAGATCATTCTGGCTGCCTTGGCTGCTGATAACAAGTGGAAGTTATGTGCTGACGGAGTTCTGCTCAGCAACTTCAAAGTCACC GCAAAAATCGGCTGGGGAGATGAATGCAAGCAGTACGACACCGTCATTACAGCAGAGACTGGTCTTGTTGGTCAAAGCCCTGCAGCTCGTCTTAAAGTGACATGGACCAACCTACCTTCTGCTTTTAAACGCTATGCACAGAA GGCATACGACTACATTCCTGCTAACATGCTGGCCGGTTTTGTTCAAGGAAAGGACGAAAAAAGCCCCGAGCAGCTCTCACTTACTGTGATTGCAACGTCTGACAAAAAAGTTGACTTTGTCTGGAAAACACCTATG CATATTGTATATCAGATGTCTTTGCAACTTCCAATTGCTCTGCCATTGGATAGAATCCACGGTCTTACCCCAATCAACAACATTGTTGATAAGACCCACCACTTGCTTGGCATAGCTGGTGCAG CTGAATGTAGCTTTGACGGAGACACACTGACCACGTTCAACAACAAGAAATACAAGAATGAGAGGCCTCTGTCTTGCTACCAAGTTCTAGCACAGGATTGCACTGATGAGCTGAAATTCATGGTTCTTCTGAGGAAGGATCAACTTGAACAGAACCACTTGAATGTGAAGATTTCTGatat TGATATTGACCTGTATCCGAAgaacagtgttgtggttgtgaaGGTCAATGGATTGGAAATACCCATCAGCAGCCTGCCATACCAGCATCCCACAG cTAAAATCCAGATAATACCAAATGGAAACGGTGTTTCTGTACAGGCTCCTAGCCATGGTCTTCTTGAAGTCTACTTTGACAGGAACTCATATAGG ATTAAAGTTGTAGACTGGATGAGGGGACAGACTTGTGGACTCTGTGGAAAGGCTGATGGGGAAGTCAAACAGGAGTTCCGCACACCCAGTGGACGCTTGACCAAGAATCCAGTCACCTATGCTCATTCCTGGGTTTTGCCAGCTGAGAGTTGCAGGGACAACACAG AGTGCCGTATGAAGCTTGAGTCTGTGCAGCTGGAGAAACAGGTCAACATCCTTGGACAGCAGTCCAAATGCTTCTCTGTTGAGCCAGTGCTGCGCTGTCTACCTGGCTGTTACCCTGTTAAGACCACAACTGTCACCGTTGGCTACCACTGCCTGCCTGCTG ATTCTGCTTCAAATCAGCAAGAGAAACTTCACAGCATCTTTGAAAACAGCGTCGACCTGAGGGAAACAGCAGAGGCTCACCTGGCCTGCAGCTGCACTGCTCAGTGTGCTTAA